A section of the Triticum dicoccoides isolate Atlit2015 ecotype Zavitan chromosome 7A, WEW_v2.0, whole genome shotgun sequence genome encodes:
- the LOC119331058 gene encoding uncharacterized protein LOC119331058 has product MGSRRQHSVKYFGPNLRKPSISKAPGKLKKKCLEQFKRTQQSFRVAYDEPSHAKAASRPNVSSRSSWPNKGTASPRGNVEKSEPSFSKTLQKNTQKASPSRAVPSAMPNNGIDSLQTNTTKFRSSPFMSNSGNSSRPNNGMGYLAKNVESYSRLNDVEVPPSKNTKMSGSFYSMPNDEIAPQSMKARPLSSGLNCVSASLARNIEKSKPSAGSNSTFGVSKKLYPSSMVQNSRKEDHPMAMEGTNSNSALKGKKVMEDISPNLEINLPGKKLSNHQTVEASCMVDSIDGCIRLDSRKCMSSLSEHGRTDVYKSKSKRMEPLLEKRFEARGVARLKKSISKLNSENTSLREDERTVDDKFNKRKRTENCSQTNKKSRFVVIDDEDDDDGDQNLTGSKSGAAD; this is encoded by the coding sequence ATGGGGAGTCGAAGACAACATAGTGTCAAGTACTTTGGTCCAAACTTGAGAAAGCCATCCATAAGCAAGGCACCAGGCAAACTCAAGAAAAAGTGCCTTGAACAATTTAAGAGAACTCAGCAGTCGTTCAGGGTGGCGTATGATGAGCCTAGCCATGCTAAGGCAGCGTCTCGTCCAAATGTCTCGTCACGTTCTTCATGGCCAAACAAAGGTACGGCTTCACCACGGGGAAATGTCGAGAAGTCTGAGCCCTCTTTCTCTAAGACTCTCCAAAAGAATACCCAAAAGGCTAGTCCATCTCGCGCAGTGCCTAGCGCAATGCCTAACAATGGCATTGATTCTTTGCAAACGAATACTACCAAGTTTAGATCCTCTCCCTTTATGTCAAATAGTGGTAATAGCTCGAGGCCAAACAATGGCATGGGTTATTTGGCGAAGAATGTGGAGTCTTACTCAAGGTTAAATGACGTTGAAGTTCCTCCGTCAAAGAATACAAAGATGTCAGGATCCTTTTACTCAATGCCCAATGATGAGATCGCTCCTCAATCAATGAAAGCTAGGCCCTTATCCTCTGGGTTGAATTGTGTGTCCGCTTCTTTGGCAAGGAACATAGAAAAGTCTAAGCCCTCTGCAGGTTCAAATTCCACATTTGGTGTTTCAAAGAAATTGTATCCCTCTTCAATGGTTCAGAACTCACGAAAAGAAGACCATCCGATGGCGATGGAAGGTACAAATTCCAACTCAGCTTTGAAGGGTAAAAAAGTCATGGAAGATATCTCGCCCAACCTGGAGATCAATTTACCTGGTAAGAAACTTTCAAATCACCAAACGGTCGAGGCATCATGCATGGTTGATTCAATCGACGGGTGCATTCGACTTGATAGTAGAAAGTGCATGTCTAGCCTTTCGGAGCATGGAAGAACCGATGTGTACAAATCTAAGAGTAAGAGGATGGAGCCGTTGTTGGAAAAAAGGTTTGAGGCACGTGGGGTCGCTAGATTGAAAAAATCCATTAGTAAACTTAACAGTGAGAACACTAGCCTCAGGGAGGATGAAAGgaccgttgatgacaagtttaataAGAGGAAGAGGACTGAGAATTGTAGTCAAACAAACAAAAAGAGTAGATTTGTAGTaattgatgatgaagacgatgatgatggtgatcagAATCTCACTGGTAGTAAAAGTGGTGCCGCTGATTGA
- the LOC119333586 gene encoding uncharacterized protein LOC119333586 encodes MLILFFVLLFNSGSIKIGSGKFVSLAAHLSTKYCEKVWNLSRSLEPVVEVTKLSRLEAWPKSFEASRPTDDNIALYLLPTEMRQDADLDQLVKEVVENDMILRAIVGEAEMLILPSILLPEQHQTFQGKPYLWAVFKRRIVEEEQHGKGRCAQEKGKQQASHFSVGEGLNMEAGLEASEEPEMQGMEEEQNPKLAGPNAPSPTTEAPTVAAATMSANHCQDHPNMAAPTGALFGFVVQRTPRLEQLIQEMQREGAVMVAMQGQMIGPGLGMGRQ; translated from the exons ATGCTGATATTATTTTTTGTTTTATTATTCAACAGTGGAAGCATTAAGATAGGCAGCGGAAAATTTGTTTCGTTGGCTGCACATTTGTCAACCAAatactgtgagaaggtgtggaatttGTCAAGATCACTTGAGCCAGTGGTTGAAGTAACAAAGCTTTCTAGACTGGAGGCTTGGCCTAAGAGCTTTGAGGCATCAAGGCCCACTGATGACAACATTGCGTTGTATTTATTGCCCACCGAGATGAG GCAAGATGCAGACCTGGATCAACTTGTTAAAGAAGTCGTGGAGAATGATATGATCCTACGAGCTATTGTTGGTGAAGCTGAGATGCTGATATTGCCATCTATTCTACTGCCTGAGCAACACCAAA CTTTCCAAGGAAAACCCTACCTGTGGGCGGTATTTAAACGCAGAATAGTGGAAGAGGAACAACATGGCAAAGGACGCTGTGCACAGGAGAAAGGAAAACAACAGGCTTCACATTTCAGTGTGGGAGAAGGGTTAAACATGGAAGCTGGACTTGAAGCTTCTGAGGAACCGGAGATGCAAGGCATGGAGGAGGAACAAAATCCCAAGTTGGCTGGACCCAACGCGCCGAGTCCTACAACTGAAGCTCCTACCGTGGCTGCAGCTACAATGTCTGCCAACCACTGTCAAGACCACCCAAACATGGCTGCTCCTACAGGAGCATTGTTTGGCTTTGTGGTTCAGCGAACTCCGCGACTCGAGCAACTCATCCAAGAGATGCAGCGCGAAGGTGCTGTGATGGTTGCAATGCAAGGGCAGATGATAGGGCCAGGTCTTGGCATGGGCAGGCAGTAG